The Candidatus Thermoplasmatota archaeon region ATGGAACGAGACCGTAGCATAAAAACGTTGTCACTTGTCCCCGCGGCACGCGGGAACGCGCGCGATCGCGTCGTCGCGTCGCGCGAGACGCGCTTCCGCATCGCTTCGTCGTGTCGCGCGCGCGCTTCGCGGATGATCGCAACCTCGCGTTTTTCCTCGCGAAATCGCCGTTTTTCGCGTCTCACTCGTTCGGGCGCGGAAGCATGCCGCTGCGCTTGACGTACCAGTACGAAGCGCTCGTCGCGACGATGGTGGAGCCCGCGATGAGACCGATGTACCATCCGCGGTCGGCCGGCGTCAGCTCGAACGCGCCCGCCGCGAGGACCGTCGCGATGGTGTTCGGGACGAGCACCGCGGTGCCGAGGATGGTCAGGAATGCCGTCACGTACGCCATCCGGTTGTTCAGGGACTGCAGCTGGTTGTTGTAGATGGACTGCAGGACCTCGAGGCCGCTCGCGAGAACGTCGCTCATGTGCTCCGTGAGCTGGATGTGGCGTTGCACGTTGTCGGCGAGCAGGGCTACGCGGGCGAGCAGCGTCTCGTCGTCGGACACCATCTCCGCGTCGCCATGGCGGAGGTTCTGGATGACGTCGAGCGAGGCCCAGAGCGTGTCGAGGTAGGCGATGAGGGCGTGCTTCATCTCGTAGATCTGTCGCCCGACCTCCTCGCGGTTCGGTCCCTTCTTCTCCAGAAGCGCGCCGCTGATCCGCACGCCGTGCTCCTCGATGCTCCTCAGGCCGTCGAAGTTGCGGTCGTTGTTCTCGTTGAGGATTCGCGTGAGGACGATCGTGACCGTGTCCTGGGGATTGAGATTCGCGGGAATCTTCCGCAAAAAGGTGTCCGCGTAGCGCGCCATGCGGGCCATGCGGTTCACCTTCTTCTCTTCATGGAGCGTGAGGACGAGCCCCTCGCGGACGAGCACGATGAGGGGGTGGACGGAGACTTCGAGCTCCGCGACGCGCGCGACCGGGAGGAGGAGGCCGAGCTCGGAGTCCCGGTCCTCGTACTCGGAGAGGTTGCCGGACGCGAGGAGCGTCTCCACGAGGCTTCCGCCGAAGCCGAGGAGCGTCGCGATGCGCTCGCCGTCCGTCCGGAGGTCCGAGACGGCGAAGTTCACCCAGGCGATGCTCGTTTTCGTGAGCGTCGGGATGAACTCGGCGGGAGAGGTGCCGTAGAGCCGCACCGGCTTCCCGCCCGTGAGGAGGCCCACGCAGACGCCGGGAGGGTCGCCCGCGGTCGAGATGGTGTCGCGCGAGGACCGGACCGGCCGCCGCTCCGATGGCGTATCCTTCACGATCCGCGAAGCGATGCGCGATTATTAAAGGAAGCGTGGCCCGCGAAGCCTTATGTGACGCACCCTCGATGGGCGGCCGTGGCTCGTCGTTCACGCGAACTGGCGCGCGAGGAGGTCCGGAGCCTCGCGGCTCGCCTCGTGGGGATCGCCATCCTCGTCATGGGGGCGGGCCTCCTCGTCGGCGGCGTCGTGGTCGCGCTGAACGTTTCCGTCTTGGGGGGCGTTCTCCTGGCCGTTTTCGGCCTCGCGCTCCTCGTCGGCGGTCTCCTCTTCTCGCTCGTCCCTTTCCGTCTCGAGGAGCTTCGCGAGCAGGGGCTCGCCTACCGGGCCCGCGTCCGCGAAGAGCGGCGCGGCGACGACCGCCGCAACTAGCAGGCGGCCGCGAGCGCGCGCCCGGCGTCGAGCGATCCGTGTCCGTAGATCCAATCGTGGCCTTTCGGACCGCGGTCCTTCGCGGTCGATACGAGCACGGCGCGGACGTCGGCCGCCGGAACGTGGGGACAGCGGGACATGATGAGGGCCGCGGCGCCGCTCACGTGGGGCGCGGCCATGCTCGTCCCGTCGAGCGCGCAGTAGTGGGGCGAGACGTATCCGTCGAGGAGGCACACGCCGCCGAGGACCGAGGCGGGCGCCATCGCGCTCACCACGGCTTCCCCCGGAGCGCTGATCTCGAGCTCGGGTCCGCGGCTCGAGAACCAGGCGAAGTCGCCATGAGGGCCGCGCGAGGCGGCGACCGCCATGTACTCGGGGAGCGCCGCGGGGTAGGCCACGCAGGGCGCGCAGCCGGCGTTTCCGGCCGCGGCGACCAGGAGGGCGTCGCGGGAGGCCGCGTAACGCCCCGCCTCCCGGAGCGCCTCGCACGTCCCGGCGTCGCATTGGCCGCCGAGGCTCATGCTGATGACGCGCGCGCCCGCATCGGCAGCCATGACGACCCCTTGAATGATGGTGAGCCACGGGCCGACGCCCGCGTCGGTGAGGACCTTGATGCTCATGATCGAGACCCCGGGCGCGACGCCCGCGATGCCCTCGCCGTTGTTCGCGGCGGCGGCGATGATGCCCGCGACGTGCGTGCCGTGCCCGTATCCGTCGACGTTGCCGAGCCCACAGTGTCGCGCGCAGGCTTCGACGAGATCAGGATGCTGCACGAAGACGCCGGAGTCGAGGACGGCCACGATCACGCCCTCCTGCCCCTGCTCCGAGCGCCACGCGCCCGTGAAGTTCGCGACCGCGGGCCCCCACTGTCGATGATAAAGCGGATCGGCGGGGGGATTCGGCGTCATCGCGTTCAGGTCGAGGGCGCGGGCCAGGCCGTCGCGGCCCACGTAGTCGGTCCACGGGGCCGCGTCGAGGCGCGCCGCGAGGTCCGTCGCCCGTCCCTCGTCGACCGCGATGAGCCCGATCTGGGGGATGCGCTCGACGACCGTTCCGCCCATGAGACGCACGCGCTTTTCGGCCTCGTCGAGCGCGAGGTCCCCCACGCCGACGAGAAGGAGCGGCGTTCGGACCTCGGCGCCCGCGCCGGCGACGGGCATCGATCCTGCGAGCATGAGAGCGACGAGGACGAGCGTCGCCGCGCGGGCCTGGACGGACATCGCGCCCGTCGTGGCGTCCGCCGTGGATGATGTTCGTGAAACTCTATTCTTCGACGGTTGTGCCGCCGGCGGACTCGGGCTCGTCCGGAACGAAATCGCGCTGGGCCGCCACGACCTCGCCGCTCGTGCGCGCCGCCGCATAGGCGTCGAGCGGTTCCTTGTTCAGGACGAGGAAGGTCGGTCCCCAGATGAACTTGGACATCATCGCCTCGGCCTGTTCGCGGGCGCCGAGGATGTAGGCGGAGGCGGCGAGGGCTTCGGCCGTCGAGAGCATGAAGGGCCGTCCGTAGTTCACGGGGTTCGCGGCGAGAAGGTAAGGCAGCGCGCGCGGCTCCGTCTTCGCGCGGGCCTCGGGAAACACCTCCTCGGCCTTCTTCCACGAGCAGTCGAGGGCGACGAGGCCGCGGCGCTCGGCGGCGGCGACGTCCTCGCGCGAGAGCGCCTTCTCCGAGAAGGGATCGAGGAGGATGGAGCCCCGGGGAATCTGGGCGACCTTGTGGAAGAGGGTCGCGAGCTCGAACCTGGCGAGCTTGCGCGCCGTATTTTTCTTCGGATCATCCTGCGAAACGTGGTAGACGAGGACCTTCACGGTCATGAGGCGACCTCCGGTCCGATGCGGACCTCCGCCACGGCATGGACGATGCCGGGCGCGTAGTTCTTCACGACGCGTTCGCGAAGCACCTCGGCGGAGCGACCCGCGGCCCGCGCGGCCTCGACGACGGCGCCCGACACCTCCTCGCGCCAGCGATCGGCGGGCGCGGTGTCGTGGAAGTGCAGCACGCCCCCTTCGCGCTTGAGCGCGTCGAGGCTCACGGGAAGGAAGGCGCGCGTTCCGCCGACGTATCCCATGAGAACGCGGTCGGCGAGTCCGCGCGGCGCCACGTCGCGATTGTCGCCGAGCCGCGCTTCGACGACGTCCTCGACGTCGTTCAGGCGCACGTTCTCGACGAGGTATCGGAACGCGGCCGGGTTCTTCTCGCAGGCCACGAGCTTCGCGGGCTTCGCGTACACGGCGATGGGCAGGGTAAAGTAGCCGATCCCGGCGAACAGGTCCACGACCGTTTCGCCCGCGGCGGGCGTTCGCGCCGCGAGCGTGCGCTCGTGCGTGTTGCCCGAGCTGAACATGATGCGCGCCGCGTCGAGCTTGTAGAGGATGCCATTCTCGACGGCCACGGTCTCCGTGACCGATCCGTGAAGGACGCGGGCGGCCATCTCGCGGAACTCGCCCGCGACGCCCGCGGCGTCCTCGAGCACGGTCTTCACGCGGAGGGCCTCCGCGAACGCCTCGGCGACGAGCGTCTCGGCGTCGCGGAGGGGCTCGGGAATCCTGAGCAGCACGACGTGGCCGAGTCGCTCCCATTTCCTCGGGACAAGCTCGAGCTTCTCGTCGGGGATCCTGCCCCGCAGCCGGTCGATGACGATGTCCCGCGGCTCGCGCGGAGGGCGCGCCCCGTCGGAGGCGCTCTCGACCACCTCGCCCCCGAAGTCCCGCGCGACGCGCTCGGCGCGGGACGGGTCGAGCACGGGGATGTCCACGCGGCCATCGTCGCGCCGATGGATCCGCCGCCGCGCGTCGAGATTGGCCTCGCGCGACAGCCGCGTGCGGGCGGCCTCGGCAAGCAGCGCAGACACCCTGACCGCATGCGTCTTATAGAGCATCCCATCATCATCGGAGCGGATTGGTCGCTTATGCGTGGTAGGCTATTTGCGGCTTTCGCGCTCGTTCTCACAATTGTCCTCACGGGCATCGGCCCCGCCTTCGCCGCGGTCGGGAGCGACCCGAATCCGGCGGCCGCGGAGTGGATGGTCTCCGATTACGCCGTCACCCTGACGGGGGCCGCCCAGCTTTCCCTCAGCGCGACCCTCGCGGTCCACAAGGCACGCGTGGAGGGCTCGACGTTCTCGGCCCGAGAGATGCGCGATACCCACAACAGCGGCTCCAATTTCGCCGCGAAGGTCGAGGCGGCGGTGCGCGAAAGCGCCCGCGAGACGCTCGAGGCGAGCTTCCCGGGGAGCGTCGTCGACGTGTCGCCGGTCAAGATGGACCTTCCGTCCCTTCAGGCGGCCGGTTCCGCGAGCGCCTACGAGCCGGCGCCGCGCCTGACGTTCACCGCGACCGTGGCCCTCGATCGCGGATCGCAGGGTCTCTCATCCTTCAAGGACGAGGCGCTCGACGCGGCGCTTGCGGCCGGCGCGGCGTACAAGATCGATCTCAACCTCAAGGCCGACCCCGGCCACAACGTGACGTATACGATCGGCGCCGCGAACGGTCGCGCCTTCAGCGAAGTCACGAGCGGAACGCTCGAGGGCGGGAAGGGACGTTTCGTGATTTCCAATTGGAAGGGCGCATCGGCCGCCACGACCGCGGCCTCGCTCAAGCTCGTGGATCCGGCGGCTCCCCGCTATACGGCGGAGGATGTGCGCAACATCGTCACCCTTGCCATTCCCACGTTCCAGCTCGACGAGAACGACCGGCTGGGGCTCTCCGTCTCCGTGGTCACCGAGATCCGCGTCCTCGCTCTCGCGGACGACTTCAAGGACGCGCTTCCCGCGCGGGTGACGCTCCCGTTCGCGAGCGCCGACGGCATCCGGGCGCTGCATGCCGCGGGCGCCATCTCGGACGTCATGCTCGCCGACGCGGAGGCCAAGCTCCGCACCGCGGTGGCGTCGAGCCTTGATGCCGTCCTCTCCGAGCGCACGGCCATCCTGGGCGGCTTCGACCGCGCGACGATCGAGCGCGCGGCGGCCTCGCCGCACAAGGCGGAACCCCCGCTCGTCTTCAAGGCCACTGTGAACGGCTCCCGCGCGGTCCCGGGCGCGACCTCGGACGACATCCGGTCGGCGCTCGACATCGGCGCCACCTTGACCTTCGAGCTCGACCTCGCGGCCGCGGCGCGTCGCAACATGAGCTACGTCGTGCAGGTTCCGACCATCCGCGCGGTCTCGTCCCCGGACGGCGTTCCGGGCGCGACCGCGAACGAGGTCCGCTTCACCCTGGCGAACGCCGCGGGCGCTTCGCCCCTCTCGCGCACCGTGAAGCTGAACGTGCGCGACGCGACGGCCCAGCCCGCGGACCACGCGGAAGCCGCGCTCGACGTCGTCGTGGACCTGAAGGACCTCGACGTCACCCTCGCGGGCGCCGCGGCGAACGATTTCGGAAACCTCCACATCGACGTGAAGGTGCGCGGCGACCTTGCCTCCATCGAGGTCCCCGCGAGCCTCCGCTCCGCCCTGCCCTCCGGCGTCCGCATCGACTACCTGTCGGCCGACAGCATCCGCCGGCTCCTCGAGCGCGGCGCGATCGCGCAGTCTGACATCGACGCCGTGGAGAAGGCCCTTCTCGACAACATGACGAAGAAGCTCGGCGCGGCGCTCGGCGGCAATGTCGCGGTCGCGGGCGGGTTCGACCGTTCGACGCTCGCCGCGGGCTCGAAGGATCCGATCTCGTTCAAGGCCCAGGCCAGCCTCGTCAAGCCCCTCTCGGGCGCGGGCGCCGCGAGCGGCCAGGCGATCGCGCTGTACACGACGAAGCAGTCGTTCGACCTCCCGAAGATCGAGGGCCTCGACACGACCTACACGGTCATCCTCCCTCCGGGCCTCGCCGTCGCGGGCGGGGACGCCCAGGGCGGCTCGTTCGAGGCGACGAAGGTCGACGGCCGCGACGCGTTCCGCGTGAAACCCTCGGGCGATTCCGCGAAGACGACGGTGAGCATGGCAGTCACGCCCTCCTTCGTGGTCGTCAAGTTCTGGTACGTCGTCCTCGCCATCGTCCTGCTCCTCGCGCTCGTGTTCGGGACGCCGCTCGCGCTCGCGATCCGCAACAGCCGCCGCAAGAAGGCCCAATAGTCAACTTGACGTGCCGACCCGGCGTTCCCGGCCACCATGGCGAAGACGCTCGTCCTCGGCGGGACGGGGTTCATCGGCGGCGCGGTCGTGGCGGCCGCGGCCGCGCGCGGCCCCGTCCGGGGCCTCACGCGCGGTCGACGCGCCGTGCCTCCCGTGGACGGCGTGGAATGGCTTCCGGGCGACCTCGGCGACCCGGCGTCGCTCGAGGCCGCCTTCGCGGGCGTCGACACGGTGCTCCACGCGGCCGGGCACTATCCGCGCCTCGGCATCCACAAATCGGAGGCGCTCGCGCGGGGCATCGCGGAGACGCGCAACGTCATCGCCGCCGCGCGGGCCGCGCGCGTGAAGAAGCTCGTCTACGTATCCTCGCTTTCCACGCTGGGCCCTCCGCGCGCGGGCCGGGACGAGGCCGACGAGGGGGACCGGTACGTTCCCGGGGCCGTCGACAACGCCTACTTCGCGGTGAAGTACGCAATGGAGACGGAGCTTCTCGCCGCGCGGGACGTCCCCGTCGTGGCGGTCGTGCCCACGTTCGTCTTCGGTCCCGGGGACGTGAAGCCGACGAGCGGGCGCCTCGTCCTCGCGGTCGCGCGCCACCATCTGCCCGCCTACGTCGAAGGGCACGTCAACGTGGTCGACGTGCGCGACGTCGCGGAGGGCGTGCTCGCGGCCGCCGCGAAGGGCAGGGCGGGCGAGCGCTACATCCTCGGGAACGAGAACGTCGTCCTCTCCGAATGGCTTGCGCTCGTCGCGGAGCGCGCAGGGGCGCCCGAGCCGAGCATCGCGCTTCCGTACGAAGTCGCCCGCGCGATGGCGGTCGCGTCGGAATCCGCGACGGACGCGACGCGGAAGCTCTCGAAGACGCTCCCCCCGGGACCGTGGCAGGCTTTCATCCGCAACCCGGTGCAGGTCAGCCTCGAAGCGGTGGATCTCTTCCATCACGCGACGTGGGTTTCGACGGAAAAGGCCGCGAAGGAGCTCGGCTGGGCCCCGAAGATCGGGAAGGCGAGGTCGATCGACGACACGCTTGCGGACTTCAAGGCGCGCGGCCTGTGGTGATCAGCTGCCCCGCGCGCGACCCGCGGCGGGCGCCGCGGGCTGCGTGAGGACGGGTACGGACACGATCGGCTGTCTCTCGCGCTCGAGCGAGGCGATGCGGCGCGCGATCTCCTCGTCGACCCATTGGTCGTAGCGGTAACGCGTGCTGATCTTGAAGTACGTCCGCGTGACGCCGGGCAGGTTCTTCACGAGGTGGCGCGCCTCCTGCGCGGCCCGGAGGTTCGGACGGAACATCGTGATGCTCACGCCGGGCGGGTCGTCCATCGGCCACGCCGCGTACGGTTTCGGGAGGGCCGAGAGGGCCGCGTGGCGGTATCGGTTGGATTCCAGGAAGACCATGAGGTTGAAGAGGACGAGACCCGAGGCTTCGCTCGTCGACACGAAGGGCGCGATGTGGAGCGCGTCCTTCTCGAGCATCGCGGCAAGCCGCTTCTTGACGGTCTTGAAGCTCGCCCCCGTCTCCTGCACGATGTCCTTGAGCGCCTTGCGCCCGTCCTTCCGCAGCGCCTTGACGATGCGCCAATCCACGAGACCGAGCTTGACGTCGCGCGCGGATTCGCTCGCGCACGACGGGCAGCCGATCGTGTGACCCGGCGCCTTGCCGACGAGCTCCGACGCTCGCTTGACGATCGCGTCCAGGTCCTCCTCGTCGCGGTGGAGGACGGAGACGATGACGGAGTTGTCGAAGGTGATGTCGAGGGTGCGGACGGGCCCGATCGACCCCACGTTCTTCAGGATGTCCTTCTCGCGCTCCTCGAGCTTCTCGACGTTCTGGAAGACGAGGATGCACATGCGCATGCCGAGGAGGCTCGGGGCCGGGCTGCCGAAGAATCCCTTGAGGACGCCCTCCTCCTCCATCTTGGCGACGCGCGCCTTGACGGCGTTCCCCGAAAGCGAGACGGATCGGCCGATCGCGTCGTAGGGTTTCCGCGCGTCCTCGTAGAGGTGCGTCAGGATCTGGAAGTCCAGCTCGTCCATGGATTCACTCGGCGATCACGGGATGGCGCGCGGGGGCGCTTAAATTTATTGGACACACCCTCCCATGATCCGAAGTCGGCCGTCCAACCGTTCGAGATGGCGGAGGGCTACTC contains the following coding sequences:
- a CDS encoding CorA family divalent cation transporter, which translates into the protein MKDTPSERRPVRSSRDTISTAGDPPGVCVGLLTGGKPVRLYGTSPAEFIPTLTKTSIAWVNFAVSDLRTDGERIATLLGFGGSLVETLLASGNLSEYEDRDSELGLLLPVARVAELEVSVHPLIVLVREGLVLTLHEEKKVNRMARMARYADTFLRKIPANLNPQDTVTIVLTRILNENNDRNFDGLRSIEEHGVRISGALLEKKGPNREEVGRQIYEMKHALIAYLDTLWASLDVIQNLRHGDAEMVSDDETLLARVALLADNVQRHIQLTEHMSDVLASGLEVLQSIYNNQLQSLNNRMAYVTAFLTILGTAVLVPNTIATVLAAGAFELTPADRGWYIGLIAGSTIVATSASYWYVKRSGMLPRPNE
- a CDS encoding S8 family serine peptidase, giving the protein MSVQARAATLVLVALMLAGSMPVAGAGAEVRTPLLLVGVGDLALDEAEKRVRLMGGTVVERIPQIGLIAVDEGRATDLAARLDAAPWTDYVGRDGLARALDLNAMTPNPPADPLYHRQWGPAVANFTGAWRSEQGQEGVIVAVLDSGVFVQHPDLVEACARHCGLGNVDGYGHGTHVAGIIAAAANNGEGIAGVAPGVSIMSIKVLTDAGVGPWLTIIQGVVMAADAGARVISMSLGGQCDAGTCEALREAGRYAASRDALLVAAAGNAGCAPCVAYPAALPEYMAVAASRGPHGDFAWFSSRGPELEISAPGEAVVSAMAPASVLGGVCLLDGYVSPHYCALDGTSMAAPHVSGAAALIMSRCPHVPAADVRAVLVSTAKDRGPKGHDWIYGHGSLDAGRALAAAC
- a CDS encoding DUF367 family protein, with protein sequence MTVKVLVYHVSQDDPKKNTARKLARFELATLFHKVAQIPRGSILLDPFSEKALSREDVAAAERRGLVALDCSWKKAEEVFPEARAKTEPRALPYLLAANPVNYGRPFMLSTAEALAASAYILGAREQAEAMMSKFIWGPTFLVLNKEPLDAYAAARTSGEVVAAQRDFVPDEPESAGGTTVEE
- a CDS encoding class I SAM-dependent methyltransferase family protein, with product MSALLAEAARTRLSREANLDARRRIHRRDDGRVDIPVLDPSRAERVARDFGGEVVESASDGARPPREPRDIVIDRLRGRIPDEKLELVPRKWERLGHVVLLRIPEPLRDAETLVAEAFAEALRVKTVLEDAAGVAGEFREMAARVLHGSVTETVAVENGILYKLDAARIMFSSGNTHERTLAARTPAAGETVVDLFAGIGYFTLPIAVYAKPAKLVACEKNPAAFRYLVENVRLNDVEDVVEARLGDNRDVAPRGLADRVLMGYVGGTRAFLPVSLDALKREGGVLHFHDTAPADRWREEVSGAVVEAARAAGRSAEVLRERVVKNYAPGIVHAVAEVRIGPEVAS
- a CDS encoding NAD-dependent epimerase/dehydratase family protein, with product MAKTLVLGGTGFIGGAVVAAAAARGPVRGLTRGRRAVPPVDGVEWLPGDLGDPASLEAAFAGVDTVLHAAGHYPRLGIHKSEALARGIAETRNVIAAARAARVKKLVYVSSLSTLGPPRAGRDEADEGDRYVPGAVDNAYFAVKYAMETELLAARDVPVVAVVPTFVFGPGDVKPTSGRLVLAVARHHLPAYVEGHVNVVDVRDVAEGVLAAAAKGRAGERYILGNENVVLSEWLALVAERAGAPEPSIALPYEVARAMAVASESATDATRKLSKTLPPGPWQAFIRNPVQVSLEAVDLFHHATWVSTEKAAKELGWAPKIGKARSIDDTLADFKARGLW
- a CDS encoding AsnC family transcriptional regulator, which encodes MDELDFQILTHLYEDARKPYDAIGRSVSLSGNAVKARVAKMEEEGVLKGFFGSPAPSLLGMRMCILVFQNVEKLEEREKDILKNVGSIGPVRTLDITFDNSVIVSVLHRDEEDLDAIVKRASELVGKAPGHTIGCPSCASESARDVKLGLVDWRIVKALRKDGRKALKDIVQETGASFKTVKKRLAAMLEKDALHIAPFVSTSEASGLVLFNLMVFLESNRYRHAALSALPKPYAAWPMDDPPGVSITMFRPNLRAAQEARHLVKNLPGVTRTYFKISTRYRYDQWVDEEIARRIASLERERQPIVSVPVLTQPAAPAAGRARGS